Proteins from a genomic interval of Acomys russatus chromosome 19, mAcoRus1.1, whole genome shotgun sequence:
- the LOC127203607 gene encoding 60S ribosomal protein L37a-like, translated as MTKRTKKVGIAGKYGTRYGASLWKMVKKIEISQHAKFTCSFCGKTKMKRRAVSIWHCGSYIKSVAGGAWTYNTTSAVTVKSAIRDSRN; from the coding sequence ATGACTAAACGCACCAAGAAGGTCGGGATTGCCGGGAAATACGGGACCCGCTATGGTGCATCCCTCTGgaaaatggtgaagaaaattgaaatcagcCAGCACGCCAAGTTCACTTGCTCCTTCTGTGGCAAGACCAAGATGAAAAGACGAGCTGTTAGCATCTGGCACTGTGGTTCCTACATAAAATCAGTGGCTGGTGGGGCCTGGACCTACAACACCACTTCTGCTGTCACAGTGAAGTCGGCCATCAGAGACTCAAGGAACTGA